In Xenorhabdus poinarii G6, the following are encoded in one genomic region:
- a CDS encoding helix-turn-helix transcriptional regulator codes for MSKITLQLTNMWNSSHDPWFVKDKELRLIYANTVFIKLSHLPEDFDVTGYTEKELPTPFNHLAHLCEEHDRKVLQSMQRISSVGTYFQHCAQQITSYFCEKYPLMDEHNQCMGIICHAKEVKHFSVKHYIKNDTSTSIQLNPPNTILTEKEWLIIFLFCRGISNKYIANELNLSCRTLERYFQNIYEKLSVNSMIDLKIVCERNNYENYIPPQYLKFIDHAFLY; via the coding sequence ATGAGTAAAATCACTCTTCAATTAACAAATATGTGGAATAGCAGTCATGATCCATGGTTTGTTAAAGATAAGGAGCTTCGTCTTATATATGCCAATACGGTGTTTATTAAGTTAAGCCATTTACCTGAAGACTTTGATGTAACAGGGTATACTGAAAAAGAATTACCCACCCCCTTTAACCACCTCGCTCATCTCTGTGAAGAGCATGATCGTAAGGTCTTGCAATCTATGCAACGGATATCTTCAGTCGGCACGTATTTTCAACACTGTGCTCAACAAATAACATCCTATTTTTGTGAAAAATATCCCTTAATGGATGAACATAATCAATGTATGGGCATCATTTGTCATGCGAAAGAAGTCAAACATTTTTCAGTTAAACACTATATTAAAAATGACACGTCTACATCGATTCAGCTTAACCCGCCAAACACGATTTTGACCGAAAAAGAATGGCTGATCATTTTTTTATTCTGCCGTGGCATTAGTAATAAATACATTGCCAATGAACTGAATCTATCATGCCGTACCTTAGAAAGGTATTTTCAAAACATCTACGAAAAATTATCAGTAAACTCAATGATTGACCTTAAAATAGTTTGCGAAAGAAATAATTACGAAAATTACATTCCACCCCAATATTTAAAATTTATAGACCATGCTTTTCTATATTAA
- the dxs gene encoding 1-deoxy-D-xylulose-5-phosphate synthase, which produces MSIDIAKYPLLALAETPEELRLLPKDTLPKLCDELRQFLLNSVSRSSGHFASGLGTIELTVALHYVYKTPFDNLVWDVGHQAYPHKILTGRRDRIDTIRQKNGLHPFPWREESEYDTLCVGHSSTSVSAGLGMAIAAKHEGRGRKTVCVIGDGAITAGMAFEAMNHAGDIDPDMLVILNDNEMSISENVGALNNHLAQLLSGKLYTTLREGGKKVFSNLPPIKELLKKTEEHLKGMVVPGTLFEELGFNYIGPVDGHDVLALTQTLKNMRELKGPQLLHIMTKKGRGYAPAEKDPISWHAVPKFDPATGSLPKSADTRPTFSKIFGDWLCETAANDKKLMAITPAMREGSGMVRFSREYPEQYFDVAIAEQHAVTFAAGLAIGGYKPIVAIYSTFLQRAYDQVIHDIAIQNLPVLFAIDRGGIVGADGQTHQGAFDLSFLRCIPNMVIMAPSDENECCQMLHTGYHYQAGPTAVRYPRGTGTGAELQPLETLPMGKGIIRRQGERIAILNFGTLLSYAQEAAEFLNATVVDMRFVKPLDTELIREMAASHELLVTLEENAIMGGAGSGVNEFLLQEKLLVQVLNLGLPDYFIPQGTQKELHADLGLDAVGIKNSIDQYLAK; this is translated from the coding sequence ATGAGCATTGATATAGCGAAATATCCCCTATTGGCATTGGCGGAAACTCCAGAAGAGCTTCGCCTGCTACCTAAAGACACTTTGCCAAAGTTATGCGATGAACTGCGACAATTTTTGCTAAACAGTGTCAGCCGCTCCAGTGGTCATTTTGCCTCCGGCCTTGGCACGATCGAATTAACTGTCGCACTCCACTATGTTTATAAAACCCCTTTTGACAATTTAGTCTGGGATGTCGGTCATCAGGCCTACCCACACAAAATTTTGACTGGACGCCGTGACCGCATTGATACCATTCGCCAAAAAAATGGGCTCCATCCTTTCCCCTGGCGGGAAGAGAGCGAATACGACACGCTGTGTGTTGGTCATTCATCCACTTCAGTCAGTGCGGGTCTGGGCATGGCAATTGCGGCTAAACACGAAGGCCGAGGCCGCAAGACAGTCTGTGTTATTGGAGATGGCGCCATTACTGCGGGCATGGCTTTCGAAGCCATGAACCATGCGGGGGATATCGATCCTGACATGCTGGTGATTCTCAATGACAATGAAATGTCTATCTCTGAAAACGTAGGTGCACTGAATAATCATCTGGCTCAGCTACTATCGGGCAAATTGTATACCACCCTACGTGAAGGCGGTAAAAAAGTCTTTTCCAATCTGCCACCGATCAAAGAACTCTTGAAAAAGACCGAAGAACACCTCAAGGGCATGGTTGTTCCCGGCACGCTGTTCGAAGAGCTGGGATTTAACTACATCGGGCCAGTGGATGGTCATGACGTATTGGCGTTGACACAAACCCTGAAAAATATGCGTGAGCTGAAAGGACCACAACTCTTGCATATCATGACGAAAAAAGGCCGTGGTTATGCACCTGCGGAAAAAGACCCCATCAGTTGGCATGCCGTGCCTAAATTTGATCCCGCGACGGGATCTTTGCCCAAAAGTGCAGATACTCGCCCGACATTTTCCAAGATCTTTGGGGACTGGTTATGTGAAACCGCCGCCAATGATAAAAAACTGATGGCGATCACGCCTGCTATGCGAGAAGGTTCGGGCATGGTGCGTTTCTCCCGCGAATACCCTGAACAATATTTTGATGTCGCGATTGCTGAGCAACATGCCGTCACATTTGCCGCCGGCCTGGCGATCGGTGGCTATAAACCTATCGTCGCCATATATTCCACGTTCCTGCAACGTGCTTATGATCAGGTTATTCACGATATCGCTATCCAGAACTTGCCTGTTCTGTTTGCTATCGACCGAGGGGGGATCGTTGGGGCAGATGGCCAAACCCACCAGGGAGCGTTCGATCTTTCATTCCTGCGTTGCATCCCGAATATGGTCATTATGGCGCCTAGTGATGAAAATGAATGCTGCCAGATGTTACATACGGGGTATCACTATCAGGCAGGCCCGACGGCTGTCCGCTACCCTCGTGGTACAGGTACAGGCGCTGAACTTCAACCACTGGAAACGTTGCCAATGGGCAAGGGGATAATCCGTCGTCAGGGAGAGCGTATCGCGATCCTGAACTTTGGCACCTTGTTATCCTATGCGCAAGAAGCGGCGGAGTTCCTGAACGCAACCGTTGTGGATATGCGCTTTGTCAAACCGTTGGACACAGAACTCATACGGGAAATGGCCGCCAGCCATGAACTCTTAGTGACATTGGAAGAAAACGCCATTATGGGGGGAGCCGGCAGTGGGGTTAACGAATTTCTGTTACAGGAAAAATTGTTAGTCCAGGTACTGAATCTAGGGTTGCCTGATTACTTTATACCGCAAGGAACACAAAAAGAGCTTCACGCTGATTTAGGGCTTGATGCAGTAGGGATTAAAAATAGTATTGATCAATACCTAGCGAAATAA
- the ispA gene encoding (2E,6E)-farnesyl diphosphate synthase → MSEQYETPLAVLSFEKQLRACQQHVNDSLMATFASLPFLNSTLGAAMQYGAVLGGKRLRPFLVYSVGEMFGLPQKSLDAAAIALECIHAYSLIHDDLPAMDNDDLRRGHPTCHIKFGESQAILAGDALQSLAFEILAKHDMPEVALSDRLTMIAELASASGFAGMCGGQSLDLEAEGKHIDLASLEQIHRHKTGALIRTAVRLGAYSAGQRGREALPLLDQYAQAIGLAFQVHDDILDVIGHTDVIGKRQGNDQQLGKSTYPALLGLAQAQKKAQSLYEEALAALTELEKQSYDTTTLKNLAGFIIERNS, encoded by the coding sequence ATGTCTGAACAATATGAGACGCCTTTGGCCGTGCTATCTTTTGAAAAACAACTGCGCGCCTGTCAGCAACATGTGAATGACAGTTTGATGGCAACCTTTGCCTCATTACCTTTTTTAAACAGCACACTCGGCGCTGCAATGCAGTATGGTGCTGTGCTGGGCGGGAAACGGCTGCGCCCATTTTTAGTTTACAGCGTGGGAGAAATGTTCGGCCTGCCCCAAAAAAGCCTTGATGCCGCCGCTATTGCATTGGAATGTATCCATGCTTATTCCCTAATCCATGATGATTTGCCCGCCATGGATAATGATGATTTACGTCGTGGGCATCCCACCTGCCACATCAAATTTGGTGAAAGTCAGGCTATCTTAGCGGGTGATGCGTTACAATCACTGGCCTTTGAGATCCTGGCAAAACATGACATGCCAGAGGTGGCTTTATCCGATCGGCTGACTATGATCGCTGAACTGGCCAGTGCCAGTGGTTTTGCCGGTATGTGCGGGGGACAGTCACTGGATTTGGAAGCAGAAGGTAAACACATCGATCTTGCCTCACTGGAACAGATTCATCGTCATAAAACGGGCGCATTAATCCGCACTGCGGTTCGATTAGGTGCTTACAGCGCGGGACAACGCGGCCGTGAAGCACTTCCTTTATTGGATCAGTATGCCCAAGCTATCGGGCTGGCATTTCAGGTACACGATGATATTTTGGATGTCATTGGTCATACTGACGTTATCGGTAAGCGTCAGGGCAATGATCAGCAATTAGGAAAAAGTACTTACCCTGCATTATTAGGTTTGGCCCAAGCTCAGAAAAAAGCACAGTCTCTGTATGAAGAAGCGCTTGCAGCGCTCACAGAACTGGAAAAACAGTCGTATGACACGACAACGTTAAAAAACCTGGCGGGTTTTATCATTGAGAGAAACAGCTAA
- the xseB gene encoding exodeoxyribonuclease VII small subunit codes for MSKANHTSEIEQMPAFETALKELEDIVIRLESGELPLEDALNEFERGIQLARQGQKTLQQAEQRVQILLNHDAQSPLDEFSSDAE; via the coding sequence ATGTCTAAAGCAAATCACACATCAGAAATTGAACAAATGCCGGCATTCGAAACCGCCCTCAAAGAACTGGAAGACATTGTTATTCGGCTAGAATCTGGAGAGCTCCCACTAGAAGATGCCCTGAATGAATTTGAACGTGGTATTCAACTTGCAAGACAAGGGCAGAAAACGCTTCAACAGGCAGAGCAGCGAGTGCAAATTCTATTGAATCATGATGCACAATCGCCACTTGATGAATTTTCTTCCGATGCTGAGTGA